The Methylacidimicrobium sp. B4 genome contains a region encoding:
- a CDS encoding DUF4340 domain-containing protein — protein sequence MKPFRSGLVLLLVTLALFGYIALVDRGKQSTEEHLRTEKQIFRFKSQEVQWLRIVAPDHSVTLERKENHWWITAPIRAEADDSAVDRVLTELEFLESERTIPAKEVGSGDALKQWGLAAPSLTIEFRSGKESYGISVGRKTAVRDLLYARAVQDPNAPVYLVNAAVVDRLNKTADDLRNRVVFGFDSLFVERCGVVQSGSAPLSVEVVRQGTKWQLLKPLTARADATKVDEWLSALTTLRVRKFVSDDGAALNPYGLASPSDQIWVEEKGEKPKEERLLIGSPVPGDSNEVYAKKLSENAVFTLPAAMVQQLARGFFGSVRDRHVVPSFSVAEVRRFEIDQNGRSLAFAKRGSDWTVEGEGYKGVIDGERAEAFLRSLRSLETKSFVQDVPSDFRSFGLDHPEGKVILQSVEAGGASAAPVQLLLGRSDKDGTYVKNSVEPFVYRIASQWLQELPKDAWQWKSLEVVQLQPKEVQEVRLSLSSGSVSIRNTPDGRVLLNGTEGGAAPQAKAVIQQLCQLRAVRWLGPLRPEFGLSKPEATLTIQAARLTVVRIGALLPDGGRAAQVEGEALAFELGATEFKGLGELVPVATKPAAPGHG from the coding sequence GTGAAACCGTTTCGTTCCGGTCTTGTGCTCTTGTTGGTCACCTTGGCCTTGTTCGGTTACATCGCTCTGGTTGATCGAGGGAAGCAGTCCACCGAGGAGCATCTCCGCACCGAGAAGCAGATTTTCCGCTTCAAGAGCCAGGAGGTACAGTGGCTGCGCATCGTGGCTCCGGACCATTCCGTGACCCTCGAGAGGAAGGAGAACCACTGGTGGATTACGGCACCCATTCGCGCCGAGGCGGATGATTCCGCCGTGGACCGTGTCCTGACCGAGCTCGAGTTCCTGGAGTCGGAGCGGACGATCCCGGCCAAGGAGGTGGGGAGCGGCGACGCCCTCAAGCAGTGGGGGCTGGCGGCACCCAGCCTGACGATCGAGTTTCGATCCGGCAAGGAGTCGTACGGAATTTCGGTCGGGCGCAAGACCGCTGTTCGCGATCTCCTCTACGCGCGGGCCGTACAGGATCCGAATGCGCCGGTCTATCTCGTCAATGCTGCCGTGGTGGACCGGCTCAACAAGACGGCCGACGACCTACGGAACCGGGTGGTCTTTGGCTTCGATAGCCTTTTTGTGGAGCGCTGCGGCGTCGTGCAATCCGGGAGCGCGCCGCTGAGCGTCGAGGTCGTGCGTCAGGGGACCAAATGGCAGCTTCTCAAGCCGCTGACGGCTCGGGCCGATGCGACCAAGGTCGACGAATGGCTTTCCGCCCTCACGACCCTTCGGGTTCGAAAGTTCGTGTCCGACGATGGTGCGGCTCTGAATCCCTACGGTCTGGCGAGCCCGAGCGACCAGATCTGGGTCGAGGAGAAGGGAGAAAAGCCCAAGGAGGAGAGGTTGCTCATCGGCTCGCCTGTCCCCGGCGATTCCAACGAGGTCTATGCCAAGAAGCTCTCGGAGAATGCGGTCTTTACTCTTCCCGCGGCCATGGTCCAGCAGCTCGCCCGAGGCTTTTTTGGCAGCGTCCGGGACCGCCACGTGGTGCCGTCATTTTCCGTGGCCGAAGTGCGTCGCTTTGAGATCGACCAGAATGGGAGGAGCCTGGCCTTCGCCAAGAGGGGATCGGATTGGACGGTCGAGGGTGAGGGCTATAAAGGGGTGATCGATGGGGAACGGGCCGAGGCGTTCCTACGCTCGCTCCGGTCCCTGGAAACCAAGAGCTTCGTCCAGGATGTCCCGTCGGATTTCCGTTCCTTTGGCTTGGATCATCCGGAGGGGAAGGTGATCCTTCAGTCGGTGGAGGCGGGAGGTGCTTCGGCCGCACCCGTTCAGCTTCTTCTCGGGAGGAGCGACAAGGACGGCACCTACGTCAAGAATTCGGTGGAGCCCTTCGTCTACCGGATCGCTTCGCAATGGTTGCAAGAGCTGCCGAAGGATGCATGGCAGTGGAAGAGCTTGGAGGTCGTGCAGCTCCAACCCAAGGAGGTGCAGGAAGTGAGGCTTTCTCTCTCTTCTGGCTCGGTCTCGATCCGCAACACCCCCGATGGGAGAGTGCTGCTCAACGGAACGGAGGGAGGGGCCGCCCCGCAGGCCAAGGCCGTGATCCAGCAGCTCTGTCAACTTCGGGCGGTGCGTTGGCTCGGCCCGCTTCGGCCGGAATTCGGCCTCAGCAAGCCGGAAGCGACCTTGACGATCCAGGCCGCCCGGCTGACGGTCGTCCGTATTGGAGCGCTTCTGCCCGATGGGGGACGGGCGGCGCAGGTCGAGGGGGAAGCGCTGGCCTTCGAGCTTGGCGCGACCGAGTTCAAGGGGCTCGGCGAGCTCGTTCCGGTAGCGACGAAGCCGGCGGCTCCGGGTCACGGGTGA
- a CDS encoding DUF2062 domain-containing protein, producing MKLRLRQLRALVQEHARHPHKKLFHLRADPFPIALGFAIGIFYGFTPFFGFKTVLALVTAWPLRANLIAAALGVAAHDIALPFVPGLLWIEYQIGAFFLGYSRHAPNLRVGHLGFRDVVSWEGLMRWGWPMTLGSILLGLPAAGATFFLVHRALRRYRENGSPSDAGTEGPTAALPGPEDGAPSVTRDPEPPASSLPERARRAP from the coding sequence ATGAAATTGCGCCTTCGTCAGCTTCGAGCCCTTGTCCAGGAGCACGCTCGCCATCCCCACAAAAAGCTCTTCCACCTCCGTGCCGATCCTTTCCCGATCGCCCTTGGCTTCGCCATCGGCATCTTCTACGGGTTCACCCCTTTTTTTGGATTCAAGACGGTTCTGGCACTCGTCACCGCCTGGCCCCTGCGGGCCAATCTGATCGCCGCCGCCCTGGGGGTCGCCGCCCATGACATCGCCTTGCCTTTCGTACCGGGGCTCCTCTGGATCGAATACCAGATCGGAGCTTTCTTCCTGGGCTATAGCCGCCATGCGCCCAACCTGCGCGTCGGACACCTCGGTTTCCGTGACGTCGTCAGCTGGGAAGGCCTGATGCGATGGGGATGGCCGATGACGCTCGGCTCGATCCTCCTCGGACTCCCGGCGGCCGGCGCGACCTTCTTTCTCGTTCACCGGGCCTTGCGGCGCTATCGGGAAAACGGCTCTCCGTCCGATGCCGGAACCGAAGGCCCAACGGCGGCGCTCCCCGGTCCCGAGGACGGGGCTCCTTCGGTCACCCGTGACCCGGAGCCGCCGGCTTCGTCGCTACCGGAACGAGCTCGCCGAGCCCCTTGA
- a CDS encoding TetR/AcrR family transcriptional regulator, translating to MSTSLPPVRASGSRDKIIAAATSLFAAHGFKGTTTRMIADLAQVNEALIYRHFPSKEGLYAAIIEKKIEKLAPLLERLRRAADTSDSPQTILREIAREMFASVEDDPQFLRLFYFSGLEGHSLSRMFFEAYIEMFNRYLGSYVLSRSREGVFRPLDPMLTARAFAGIVLHYLVVQTIFPEAERLRDREKAIDTFVDIFLQGILPRSLDIGA from the coding sequence ATGTCAACCTCTCTTCCTCCGGTCCGTGCCTCGGGGAGCCGGGACAAGATCATCGCTGCCGCGACCTCTCTCTTCGCGGCGCACGGCTTCAAGGGGACCACCACCCGGATGATCGCCGACCTGGCGCAGGTCAACGAAGCGCTCATCTACCGCCACTTCCCGAGCAAGGAGGGGCTCTACGCGGCCATCATCGAAAAAAAGATCGAGAAGCTCGCCCCGCTCCTCGAACGGCTCCGCCGCGCCGCGGATACGAGCGACAGTCCGCAAACCATCCTCCGAGAGATCGCCCGGGAGATGTTCGCCTCGGTCGAAGACGATCCGCAATTCTTGCGTCTCTTCTATTTCAGCGGGCTTGAGGGCCACAGCCTTTCGCGAATGTTCTTCGAAGCCTATATCGAAATGTTCAACCGATACCTCGGCAGCTACGTTCTCTCGCGGAGCAGGGAAGGGGTCTTTCGCCCGCTCGACCCGATGCTGACGGCCCGAGCCTTCGCCGGGATCGTCCTCCACTACCTGGTGGTGCAGACGATCTTTCCCGAAGCCGAGCGGCTGCGCGACCGAGAGAAGGCGATCGATACCTTTGTCGATATCTTCCTGCAAGGGATCCTTCCGCGCTCCCTGGACATTGGGGCTTAG
- a CDS encoding HlyD family secretion protein, giving the protein MALSRNETEPAAPAKSGTSPERGDSASARPSRASGLRGWAAFLLWALVGGVGAVLTLRFLVSFLASETTDDAFIAGHMIRVSPKVAGHVVGYHIDDNMEVKKGQLLIEIDPRDFQARVALAQANRDWADTEWKRMAQLVRSASVSQLQLDGAWAAKLSTEAYLRLTELQLGYTRVFAPEDGRITQRTVEKGQYVQVGETLFSIVPSHVWVVANYKETQLTEIRPGQPVLFRIDAYPDHRYKGHVDSLQRGSGAQFSLLPPENATGNYVKVVQRVPVKILFDEPILPGETVGPGMSVVPSVQIRTITATPVWEALAAMAGALTGILLAFLLARRGKNGSQGG; this is encoded by the coding sequence ATGGCACTCTCTCGCAATGAAACCGAGCCGGCCGCTCCCGCGAAGAGCGGCACGTCTCCGGAGCGAGGGGATTCGGCAAGCGCACGTCCGTCTCGCGCTTCGGGCCTGCGCGGGTGGGCGGCATTTCTCCTATGGGCGCTGGTCGGCGGAGTCGGAGCGGTCCTGACACTTCGGTTTCTTGTCTCCTTCCTTGCGAGCGAGACGACCGACGACGCGTTTATCGCTGGCCACATGATCCGGGTCTCGCCCAAGGTCGCGGGACATGTCGTGGGCTACCACATCGATGACAACATGGAGGTGAAAAAGGGCCAGCTCCTCATCGAGATCGACCCGAGGGATTTCCAGGCGCGGGTAGCCTTGGCGCAGGCAAACCGGGATTGGGCTGACACCGAATGGAAAAGGATGGCGCAGCTGGTGCGCAGCGCCTCGGTCTCGCAATTGCAGCTCGATGGCGCCTGGGCCGCGAAGCTCTCGACCGAGGCCTACCTTCGCCTCACCGAGCTGCAGTTGGGCTACACGCGGGTCTTCGCCCCGGAAGACGGTCGGATTACGCAGAGAACCGTCGAAAAGGGGCAGTATGTTCAAGTGGGTGAGACGCTCTTCTCGATCGTACCTTCCCACGTCTGGGTGGTGGCCAACTACAAGGAGACGCAGCTGACGGAGATCCGTCCGGGCCAGCCCGTGCTCTTCCGGATCGATGCCTATCCGGACCATCGGTACAAAGGGCACGTGGATAGCCTCCAGCGCGGCAGCGGTGCCCAGTTCAGCCTGCTGCCTCCCGAAAACGCTACGGGGAACTATGTCAAGGTGGTGCAGCGGGTCCCGGTGAAGATCCTCTTCGATGAGCCGATTCTCCCGGGAGAGACCGTGGGTCCCGGAATGTCGGTCGTCCCTTCGGTTCAGATCCGCACGATTACGGCGACGCCCGTCTGGGAGGCCTTGGCGGCGATGGCAGGGGCTCTGACGGGGATTCTGCTCGCGTTCCTGCTTGCCCGCCGAGGAAAAAACGGTTCTCAAGGTGGCTGA
- a CDS encoding glycosyltransferase family 39 protein: MKIESFKRRLYRFQPFLHRLVRPSPSGRGVGLFALASLGALYLLECGSPVIFDDNEGLYAGAAHEMRARGDWIVPTLDGMPRCQKPPLVYWLILLSTSLFGENELAVRLPQALASLLWMAATYRLGAALGGQSLGQMAALILGTAFGSFVFGHIIMPEIFLAASIAWSFWFLWKALTGKEKDRYGIGLWASMAFGAMAKGLHALIYPLLVAGLLALFSRTLRKEVRHLFPWQGIALFLLLVAPWYLAMEGRLPGFLQEHFGNEQLGHAVNHRIPPDAGTVHLPIFLGEQIIFLLPWSLFGGALLFSVLFPVPRAAPAVLEEQPVGLLLGLWILLTFLSLLPSSLQDYYALGCFPALALLLARPFCEVREGRPHWTFWIPFAAVAGLAVAAAIAGIAYGTNEGLGRPSIVASPVDQRDNFLAAIFGFSFNTWRAFVPLLLWASASLFLGGTAGLWLAWHGKRLASGICLALAMLLPLKEAGAGFRLMGDYFSSEKIARYLNRLATTDRRIVADGEPNFSSSLFFYLQGDRVYWVHSSSASSFSLRSSPEGRKLYLSEAEFLELWAGERTVYWICEESAMKHWKRILDEKTPSWSIVLRCGTRVLAVNRLQGGLPDHD, encoded by the coding sequence GTGAAGATCGAGTCGTTCAAGAGGCGCTTGTACCGATTTCAGCCCTTCCTGCATCGCCTTGTGCGCCCCTCTCCCTCGGGGAGGGGTGTGGGGCTCTTTGCTCTTGCTTCCCTGGGGGCTCTTTACCTGCTCGAGTGCGGGAGCCCGGTTATCTTTGATGACAACGAAGGGCTCTACGCCGGCGCGGCGCACGAGATGCGGGCGCGGGGAGATTGGATCGTTCCCACGCTCGACGGCATGCCCCGCTGCCAGAAGCCCCCGCTGGTCTACTGGCTGATCCTGCTCAGCACGAGCCTCTTCGGGGAAAACGAGCTTGCCGTGCGGCTGCCCCAGGCGCTGGCCAGCCTCCTCTGGATGGCGGCGACCTATCGCCTCGGGGCCGCTCTCGGGGGGCAGAGCCTGGGGCAGATGGCCGCCCTGATTCTGGGCACGGCATTCGGTTCCTTTGTCTTCGGCCATATCATCATGCCCGAGATCTTCCTCGCAGCCTCGATCGCCTGGAGCTTCTGGTTCCTCTGGAAGGCCCTGACCGGAAAAGAGAAGGATCGCTATGGGATCGGCCTCTGGGCATCGATGGCCTTCGGGGCGATGGCCAAGGGCCTGCATGCCCTCATTTATCCTTTGTTGGTCGCTGGGCTCCTGGCGCTCTTCTCCCGGACCCTACGGAAGGAGGTTCGGCACCTCTTTCCGTGGCAGGGCATCGCTCTCTTCCTCCTCCTCGTTGCTCCATGGTATCTGGCCATGGAAGGAAGACTTCCCGGATTCCTCCAGGAACATTTCGGTAACGAGCAGCTCGGCCATGCGGTCAACCATCGAATCCCTCCGGATGCGGGAACGGTCCACCTGCCGATCTTCCTGGGCGAGCAGATCATCTTCCTCCTCCCCTGGAGCCTCTTTGGGGGGGCTCTCCTCTTCTCGGTCCTCTTCCCCGTCCCAAGAGCGGCTCCCGCAGTTTTGGAGGAGCAGCCGGTCGGGCTCTTGCTCGGACTTTGGATCCTCCTCACCTTTCTTTCTCTGCTTCCGTCCTCGCTGCAGGACTACTACGCGCTAGGCTGCTTTCCCGCATTGGCCCTCCTTTTGGCTCGTCCGTTTTGCGAGGTCCGGGAAGGCCGCCCTCATTGGACGTTTTGGATCCCGTTTGCCGCAGTCGCCGGACTCGCGGTGGCTGCGGCGATTGCGGGCATCGCCTACGGGACGAACGAGGGTCTTGGCCGTCCTTCGATCGTTGCGTCTCCGGTCGATCAGCGGGACAACTTCCTCGCGGCGATCTTCGGATTTTCCTTCAACACTTGGCGGGCGTTCGTGCCGCTTTTGCTGTGGGCGAGCGCCAGCCTCTTCCTTGGAGGGACGGCCGGGCTCTGGCTCGCCTGGCACGGAAAGCGGCTCGCATCCGGGATCTGTCTCGCCCTCGCCATGCTTCTGCCCCTGAAAGAGGCCGGGGCAGGGTTTCGGCTGATGGGCGATTACTTCTCCTCCGAGAAGATCGCTCGCTATCTCAACAGGCTCGCGACGACGGATCGGAGGATCGTTGCGGACGGGGAACCCAATTTTTCCTCGAGCCTCTTTTTTTATCTCCAAGGCGACCGGGTATACTGGGTTCACTCCTCATCGGCCTCCTCCTTCTCGTTGCGGAGCTCGCCGGAAGGCCGGAAGCTCTACCTCTCGGAAGCGGAGTTTCTCGAGCTTTGGGCGGGAGAGCGGACGGTCTATTGGATCTGCGAAGAGTCGGCCATGAAGCATTGGAAGCGGATCTTGGATGAGAAAACTCCGAGCTGGAGCATCGTTCTCCGTTGCGGAACGCGGGTCTTGGCCGTAAATCGTCTGCAGGGAGGTCTTCCGGACCATGATTAG
- a CDS encoding bis(5'-nucleosyl)-tetraphosphatase has translation MSPSLSAPRLSAGAIVYHWKGREPRYLLLRAFRHWDFPKGVVEPGEEPFAAARREVFEETGIRTLRFPWNEEFRETAPYGRGKIARYYLAETPTSNVTLGINPELGKPEHQEFRWVAAEEARQLLPPRLSPIFEWAHDRITGGSV, from the coding sequence GTGAGCCCGAGCCTCTCCGCACCCCGTCTCTCCGCCGGTGCCATCGTCTATCATTGGAAAGGAAGGGAGCCCCGCTACCTTCTCCTGCGCGCCTTTCGCCACTGGGACTTCCCGAAGGGGGTCGTGGAGCCGGGCGAGGAACCCTTCGCCGCGGCGCGTCGCGAAGTTTTCGAGGAAACCGGGATCCGGACTCTCCGCTTTCCTTGGAACGAAGAGTTTCGAGAGACCGCACCCTATGGCCGAGGGAAGATCGCCCGCTACTACCTGGCCGAAACTCCAACCAGCAACGTCACTCTGGGCATCAACCCCGAGCTCGGGAAGCCGGAGCATCAGGAATTTCGCTGGGTGGCCGCCGAAGAGGCCCGCCAGCTGCTGCCGCCGCGCCTTTCGCCGATCTTCGAGTGGGCCCACGACCGAATCACCGGCGGAAGCGTCTAA
- the acpA gene encoding acid phosphatase, with the protein MLRLRRFFAAVARRTSEWCAPASRLLLRGIAGLPLAGIALAANEAPAPAPPIDHVVLLYQENHSFDNLFGEFPGADGIPKAAAAGVQIDRFGLPYERLPPVREGQSADRRFPRHLPNHPFPLLSYVSLRDAIPDPIHSFYRNQLQIAGGVGSGYVAWGTTGALPMGYYATDRLPIYPIAREYTVLDHFFQAAFGGSFLNHMWLVAAQTPSWAHPPAEWVAEPAFDEDGHLVGLRRDGRVTPDGYVVGTVEGAGAPHRPSTPVAQLLPPLSMPTIGDRLSEAGVSWAWYSGGWRDALAGHPAPTFQFHHQPFAYFARYGPGSRERTLHLKDESDFLADLQSDRLPSVCFIKPLGIQSEHPGYSNVEEGQKHVVSLIRAIQASRYWPRCVILLTYDEYGGFWDHLPPPRGDRWGPGTRIPAVLISPYSEKGGVDHHVYDTTSFLRFLEWRFGLPPLADRDAAATNLLEALHLPGRQR; encoded by the coding sequence ATGCTCCGGCTGAGGCGGTTCTTCGCTGCGGTCGCCAGGCGGACGAGCGAGTGGTGCGCTCCGGCCTCCCGTCTTCTCCTTCGTGGAATTGCCGGCCTCCCGCTTGCGGGGATCGCCCTTGCGGCGAATGAAGCGCCCGCTCCCGCACCCCCGATCGATCATGTCGTCCTCCTTTACCAGGAAAATCACAGCTTCGATAATCTTTTCGGAGAGTTTCCCGGCGCCGACGGTATTCCCAAGGCTGCGGCGGCGGGGGTGCAAATCGATCGTTTCGGACTCCCCTACGAGCGTCTTCCGCCGGTCCGGGAGGGTCAAAGTGCGGATCGGCGATTTCCGAGGCACCTTCCCAACCATCCCTTTCCCCTCCTCTCCTACGTTTCCCTGCGCGACGCGATTCCTGACCCGATCCATTCCTTCTACCGGAACCAGCTTCAAATCGCCGGCGGCGTCGGCAGCGGCTACGTCGCCTGGGGAACGACCGGCGCCCTGCCCATGGGCTATTACGCGACCGATCGGCTGCCGATCTATCCGATCGCCCGGGAATACACCGTGCTCGACCATTTCTTCCAGGCCGCCTTCGGAGGCTCCTTCCTCAACCATATGTGGCTCGTGGCCGCCCAGACTCCTTCCTGGGCGCATCCTCCGGCGGAATGGGTGGCCGAACCCGCCTTCGATGAGGATGGCCATCTCGTCGGCCTGAGGCGCGATGGAAGGGTCACCCCGGACGGCTATGTCGTTGGCACCGTCGAAGGGGCTGGCGCCCCGCACCGCCCCTCCACTCCGGTGGCACAGCTCCTTCCTCCGCTTTCCATGCCGACGATCGGCGACCGACTGAGCGAAGCGGGGGTGAGCTGGGCCTGGTACTCCGGCGGATGGAGGGATGCGCTCGCCGGACATCCGGCGCCCACCTTCCAATTTCACCACCAGCCCTTCGCCTACTTCGCCCGCTACGGTCCCGGCAGCCGAGAGCGGACGCTCCACCTCAAGGACGAAAGCGATTTCCTGGCTGACCTTCAGAGCGATCGCTTGCCTTCGGTCTGCTTCATCAAGCCGCTCGGCATCCAGAGCGAGCACCCCGGTTATTCCAACGTGGAGGAAGGGCAGAAGCATGTCGTCTCCCTCATTCGGGCCATCCAGGCCTCCCGCTACTGGCCCCGCTGCGTCATCCTCCTGACCTACGACGAATATGGAGGCTTCTGGGATCATCTTCCACCGCCGCGGGGGGACCGGTGGGGTCCCGGAACCCGGATCCCGGCCGTGCTGATCTCGCCCTACTCCGAAAAGGGCGGGGTCGATCACCACGTCTACGACACCACCTCCTTCCTCCGCTTCCTGGAATGGCGCTTCGGGCTGCCTCCACTGGCGGACCGTGACGCGGCCGCAACCAATCTGCTCGAAGCCCTCCACCTCCCCGGGCGGCAGCGGTGA
- the coaD gene encoding pantetheine-phosphate adenylyltransferase has protein sequence MPSRKALYPGTFDPITFGHLDIIERAQALFDEVVVGVAAQSTKAPLFPLAQRVRLAEQAVAAFPRPVRVLPFHALTVDFAKELGIHAVIRGLRAVSDFEFEFQLALMNRKIAPEIETVFLMPRDSFIYLSSSLVKEISRLGGPVSCFVPKPVEEALRGTLTAKVTD, from the coding sequence ATGCCCTCCCGCAAGGCGCTCTATCCGGGAACCTTCGACCCGATCACCTTTGGCCACCTCGACATCATCGAACGGGCGCAGGCTCTCTTCGATGAGGTGGTCGTGGGTGTCGCGGCGCAATCGACCAAAGCTCCCCTTTTTCCTCTCGCGCAGCGCGTGCGGCTCGCCGAGCAGGCGGTGGCCGCCTTTCCGCGCCCGGTGCGCGTCCTTCCGTTTCATGCCCTGACGGTGGACTTCGCCAAGGAGCTCGGGATTCACGCCGTCATCCGGGGACTCCGGGCGGTTTCCGATTTTGAATTCGAGTTTCAGCTCGCGCTCATGAACCGGAAGATCGCGCCAGAGATCGAAACGGTCTTCCTGATGCCGCGCGATTCGTTCATCTACCTGAGCTCCTCGCTCGTCAAGGAAATCTCCCGGCTCGGAGGGCCCGTCTCCTGCTTCGTTCCGAAGCCGGTCGAGGAGGCCCTGCGCGGGACGTTGACGGCCAAGGTCACCGACTGA
- the murA gene encoding UDP-N-acetylglucosamine 1-carboxyvinyltransferase → MDKFAIHGGNVLRGTVSVSGSKNSSLPILAATLLTRERCVLHRVPDLSDIRYMLDMLRYLGAEVEFADGTVTVEAKKVAWEAPYDLVRRMRASVCVLGPLLARCGRTKVSLPGGCVIGDRPIDLHLRGLEALGSRIVLSKGYVIAEASELVGARIALRGPHGSTVLGTDNVMMAASLARGTTIIEDAASEPEVADLARFLRSMGARIRGEGTGRLEIEGVDALHGAEHTVISDRIEAGTFAVAAAITRGELLLAKAPAEHMGSTISALREAGVSVVEEEGGLRVRACDPLRPFQLRTSTYPGFPTDMQAQFCALAVTVPGRSQIADDIFPTRFMHISELKRMGAHADLLANVAVIDGIPRLSGAPVMASDLRASAALVLAGLQAENTTTVSRVYHIDRGYEQIDAKLRAVGADIARQP, encoded by the coding sequence GTGGATAAATTTGCCATTCACGGAGGAAACGTCCTTCGGGGTACCGTTTCGGTCAGCGGCTCGAAGAACTCATCCCTTCCCATCCTCGCCGCGACTCTGCTGACACGAGAACGGTGCGTCCTTCACCGGGTACCCGACCTGAGCGACATCCGCTACATGCTCGACATGCTCCGTTATCTCGGGGCGGAGGTGGAATTTGCGGACGGCACGGTAACGGTGGAGGCGAAGAAGGTCGCCTGGGAAGCGCCCTACGACCTGGTTCGCCGCATGCGCGCCTCGGTTTGCGTCCTAGGCCCCCTCCTCGCCCGCTGCGGCCGCACCAAGGTCTCCCTTCCCGGAGGCTGCGTGATCGGCGACCGGCCGATCGATCTCCACCTCCGTGGCCTCGAAGCACTCGGGAGCCGCATCGTTCTCTCCAAAGGATATGTCATTGCCGAAGCCTCGGAGCTCGTCGGAGCCCGGATTGCCCTTCGTGGCCCTCATGGATCGACGGTGCTGGGAACGGACAACGTCATGATGGCCGCATCCCTGGCCCGCGGAACGACGATCATCGAGGATGCCGCCTCGGAGCCCGAGGTCGCCGATCTCGCCCGGTTTCTCCGCTCGATGGGGGCGAGGATTCGGGGAGAGGGCACGGGCCGCTTGGAAATCGAAGGAGTCGATGCGCTGCATGGCGCGGAGCACACGGTCATCTCGGATCGAATCGAGGCGGGAACCTTTGCGGTTGCCGCGGCGATCACCCGCGGCGAGCTACTGCTCGCCAAGGCCCCGGCCGAGCACATGGGCAGCACGATCTCCGCGTTGCGGGAGGCTGGCGTCTCGGTAGTAGAGGAGGAAGGCGGCCTGCGCGTGCGAGCCTGCGATCCGTTGCGTCCGTTCCAATTACGGACAAGCACCTATCCGGGTTTCCCGACCGACATGCAGGCTCAGTTTTGCGCCCTCGCGGTAACGGTTCCCGGTCGCAGCCAGATCGCGGACGACATCTTCCCGACTCGTTTCATGCACATCAGCGAGCTCAAGCGCATGGGCGCCCATGCGGATCTCCTTGCCAACGTGGCCGTCATCGACGGAATCCCCCGGCTGAGCGGAGCCCCCGTCATGGCCTCGGACCTGCGAGCGTCCGCCGCCCTCGTTCTTGCGGGACTTCAGGCCGAAAACACCACGACCGTCAGCCGCGTCTACCACATCGACCGCGGCTATGAACAGATCGATGCCAAGCTGCGCGCCGTCGGTGCCGACATCGCACGGCAACCATGA
- the prmC gene encoding peptide chain release factor N(5)-glutamine methyltransferase encodes MTRIGLLRRTIDRLTRAAAESPRSTAQWLLAEALGIPPLSLYLEPERTISPDCLHRVEAWTARCVEGEPLAYVLGSVEFAGQRFCVTPSTLIPRPETELLLEAATELLETLPPGPVLDVGTGSGALAISLACRATDRRVYASDLDPSALAVAEENARGRAKIIFYQADLLHPAPEAAFALIVANLPYIPTSELARLPRNVRYEPRKALDGGPDGLRLIRSLIAQAAGRSRALALEVGDGQAEKVGPLLDHAGFFRSRSLKDLTGMTRIVVGESRG; translated from the coding sequence GTGACCCGGATCGGCTTACTCCGGCGGACGATCGACCGGCTGACCCGGGCCGCCGCGGAATCGCCTCGAAGCACGGCGCAATGGCTCCTGGCCGAAGCGCTTGGCATTCCCCCGCTCTCGCTCTACCTCGAGCCCGAACGGACGATCTCCCCCGATTGCCTCCACCGCGTCGAAGCGTGGACCGCTCGCTGCGTAGAGGGAGAGCCGCTGGCCTATGTCTTGGGAAGCGTTGAGTTTGCCGGGCAGCGCTTCTGCGTCACCCCATCGACGCTGATCCCACGACCCGAGACCGAGCTCTTGCTCGAAGCTGCGACCGAGCTCCTGGAAACCCTGCCGCCAGGACCGGTTCTCGACGTCGGAACGGGGTCGGGAGCCCTCGCCATCTCTCTGGCTTGCCGGGCAACCGACCGACGCGTCTACGCCTCCGATCTCGATCCCTCGGCCCTCGCGGTGGCCGAGGAAAATGCGCGCGGGCGAGCCAAGATCATTTTTTATCAGGCCGACCTGCTGCACCCGGCTCCGGAAGCGGCTTTTGCCTTGATCGTCGCCAACCTTCCCTACATTCCCACGAGTGAGCTCGCCCGGCTACCGAGGAACGTCCGATACGAGCCCCGCAAGGCGCTCGACGGAGGCCCGGATGGATTGCGGCTCATCCGCTCGCTGATCGCCCAAGCCGCGGGGCGGAGCCGCGCACTCGCCTTGGAAGTGGGAGACGGCCAGGCGGAGAAAGTGGGTCCACTTCTCGACCACGCTGGCTTTTTCCGATCGAGATCGCTAAAAGACCTCACGGGGATGACGCGCATCGTTGTGGGAGAATCCCGTGGATAA